One Paracidovorax avenae ATCC 19860 genomic region harbors:
- a CDS encoding c-type cytochrome, with product MSDTPHEEAHTGPIKNPRQLLWTVFFCFVVPVFAIIGLVIYVTSGNKPAQGSGNPERALAERIQKVGMVEVRDANRPLRSGEEVFKGQCAACHATGAAGAPKFGDAAAWGPRIQTGFEALVHSALAGKGAMAPQGGGDFNDTEIARGVAYMANAAGAKFTEPAAPAAGGASAPAEAQAAAAGASGAPAPAAPAMAAAQQASAPPTAATPAAAAAPAAAVAAGAGEALYKQACQVCHAAGVAGAPKFGDKAAWAERLKDGIDGMTRIAIAGKGAMPPRGGTQASDAEIRATVEYMANAVK from the coding sequence CGGTGTTCTTCTGCTTCGTGGTCCCCGTCTTCGCCATCATCGGCCTCGTGATCTACGTCACCTCGGGCAACAAGCCGGCACAGGGCTCGGGCAACCCGGAGCGCGCATTGGCCGAGCGCATCCAGAAGGTGGGCATGGTGGAGGTGCGCGACGCCAACCGCCCGCTGCGCAGTGGAGAGGAGGTCTTCAAGGGCCAGTGCGCGGCCTGCCATGCCACGGGCGCTGCCGGTGCACCCAAGTTCGGGGACGCCGCCGCCTGGGGCCCGCGCATCCAGACGGGGTTCGAGGCACTCGTGCATTCCGCGCTGGCCGGCAAGGGCGCCATGGCGCCCCAGGGTGGCGGGGACTTCAACGACACCGAGATCGCCCGCGGCGTGGCCTACATGGCGAACGCGGCCGGCGCCAAGTTCACCGAACCGGCAGCCCCTGCGGCCGGTGGCGCGTCCGCTCCCGCCGAGGCCCAGGCCGCGGCGGCGGGTGCATCGGGCGCCCCGGCACCGGCAGCACCGGCCATGGCCGCAGCGCAACAGGCCTCGGCGCCCCCCACGGCTGCAACCCCGGCGGCAGCTGCAGCACCCGCCGCCGCAGTGGCAGCCGGTGCGGGCGAAGCGCTCTACAAGCAGGCCTGCCAGGTGTGCCATGCGGCCGGCGTGGCCGGTGCACCCAAGTTCGGCGACAAGGCTGCCTGGGCCGAGCGCCTGAAGGACGGGATCGACGGCATGACGCGTATCGCCATCGCCGGCAAGGGCGCCATGCCTCCGCGCGGCGGCACCCAGGCATCGGACGCGGAAATCCGCGCCACCGTGGAATACATGGCCAACGCCGTCAAGTAA
- a CDS encoding DUF2946 family protein — protein sequence MDDIVRQAIAKWPNVPDCYGWLGLDARGRWFMRDDAVQAQGPFPQARGAVLQHDKLIDFIHRNYEPDARGRWFFQNGPQRVYVELEATPVVWRIEGSGEDGGEAGFSIVAHTGLRSAVQECLLDESGRLYLFDGRILGLVHTLDMELAARAVEQGLWTPADVRADELPLRYGYVQHPSELRD from the coding sequence ATGGATGACATCGTCAGGCAGGCCATCGCCAAGTGGCCCAACGTACCCGATTGCTATGGCTGGCTGGGCCTGGACGCGCGCGGGCGCTGGTTCATGCGCGACGACGCCGTGCAGGCGCAGGGCCCTTTCCCCCAGGCGCGCGGCGCCGTGCTGCAGCATGACAAGCTGATCGATTTCATCCACCGCAATTACGAGCCCGATGCCCGAGGCCGCTGGTTTTTCCAGAACGGACCGCAGCGGGTGTATGTGGAACTGGAGGCCACACCCGTGGTGTGGCGCATCGAAGGGTCAGGGGAGGACGGTGGCGAGGCCGGCTTCTCCATCGTGGCGCACACCGGCCTGCGCTCGGCCGTGCAGGAGTGCCTGCTCGACGAGTCCGGGCGGCTGTACCTGTTCGACGGCCGAATCCTCGGCCTCGTGCACACGCTCGACATGGAACTGGCGGCCCGTGCGGTGGAGCAGGGGCTCTGGACGCCCGCGGACGTGCGCGCGGACGAGCTGCCCCTGCGCTACGGTTATGTGCAGCATCCCTCGGAACTGCGGGACTGA